Proteins encoded by one window of Flagellimonas lutaonensis:
- a CDS encoding response regulator transcription factor: MIKVLVADNHPIVRLGIRHVLDSVSDMEVVADVSSTTELFETLQKVSPDVVMLEMDIPEINGIATLRKMKQDFPNAKVLMYSGQSEDVYALSTIRAGAYGYLSKAADLDYIVSAIRKVSEGNMFITNELAQRLAFDEGTRKPRRFFRKLSTREIEVLKLLASGKRNKEVAEGLNLNEKTVSTYKARLMRKLNVDNLVDLLQQAKALELY, from the coding sequence ATGATTAAAGTCTTAGTAGCAGACAATCATCCAATTGTACGCTTGGGAATCAGGCATGTACTCGACTCCGTTTCAGATATGGAGGTAGTGGCTGATGTGTCTTCAACAACCGAACTTTTTGAAACATTGCAAAAAGTTTCCCCTGATGTGGTAATGCTTGAAATGGATATTCCAGAAATCAATGGCATTGCAACTCTTAGAAAAATGAAACAAGATTTCCCCAATGCCAAAGTATTGATGTACAGTGGGCAATCTGAAGATGTGTACGCCCTGAGTACTATAAGGGCAGGAGCCTATGGCTATCTTTCAAAGGCCGCCGATCTAGATTACATCGTATCGGCGATACGAAAAGTAAGCGAAGGCAACATGTTTATTACCAATGAATTGGCGCAAAGACTGGCCTTCGACGAAGGAACACGGAAACCCCGTAGATTCTTTAGAAAACTCTCTACCAGAGAGATTGAAGTGCTTAAGCTCTTGGCCAGTGGAAAACGAAACAAAGAGGTCGCCGAAGGCTTGAATCTAAACGAAAAAACCGTCAGCACCTACAAAGCAAGATTAATGCGAAAGCTGAATGTTGACAATCTGGTAGATCTTTTGCAGCAGGCCAAGGCCTTAGAGCTGTATTAA
- the nadE gene encoding NAD(+) synthase, translated as MQTEKVIEHIVNWLKDYATNARMKGFVVGISGGIDSAVTSTLCAKTGLEVLCVEMPIHQAENQVTRADRHIDWLMQHFPNVKRQPVNLTPVFDSLIAALPKVENEEDRLMSLANTRARLRMTTLYYFAALNKYLVAGTGNKVEDFGVGFYTKYGDGGVDLSPIADLLKTEVYEVANVLGINQDIMQAPPTDGLWGDDRTDEDQIGASYPELEWAMKMDEQGKRAEDFSGRQQEVFKIYKKFNMANKHKMVPIPVCVIPDSLKTAD; from the coding sequence ATGCAAACTGAAAAGGTTATCGAGCACATTGTAAATTGGCTAAAAGACTATGCGACCAATGCCCGAATGAAAGGGTTTGTGGTGGGAATTTCCGGGGGCATCGATTCTGCCGTCACCTCAACCCTCTGCGCCAAGACCGGCTTGGAAGTGCTCTGCGTTGAAATGCCCATTCACCAAGCAGAAAACCAAGTAACCCGGGCTGACCGGCATATAGATTGGCTGATGCAACATTTCCCCAATGTAAAAAGGCAGCCCGTAAACCTTACCCCTGTATTCGATAGCCTTATAGCCGCCCTACCAAAAGTCGAAAACGAAGAGGATAGATTGATGTCGTTGGCCAATACCCGGGCTCGATTGCGCATGACCACCCTGTATTACTTTGCAGCCCTAAACAAGTATTTGGTGGCGGGCACTGGTAACAAGGTCGAGGACTTTGGCGTTGGTTTCTACACCAAATATGGGGATGGCGGGGTAGACCTGAGCCCAATAGCGGATTTGTTGAAAACCGAAGTATACGAAGTGGCAAACGTTTTGGGCATCAACCAAGACATTATGCAAGCCCCACCGACAGACGGCCTTTGGGGCGATGATCGTACCGATGAAGACCAAATAGGTGCCTCATACCCCGAACTTGAGTGGGCCATGAAAATGGATGAACAAGGAAAAAGGGCTGAAGATTTCTCTGGAAGGCAGCAAGAGGTTTTCAAGATTTACAAAAAATTCAATATGGCCAATAAGCACAAAATGGTTCCCATACCTGTATGCGTAATTCCAGATTCCTTAAAAACAGCAGATTAA
- the gldC gene encoding gliding motility protein GldC: MAVVHTSEITLKVGLDENRVPEELTWSAEDGGVDNEEAKAMLLSVWDSKNKESLKIDLWTKDMPVEEMKIFFHQTLMTMADTFMKATQDEKMTATMKDFCDYFAEKLELK, from the coding sequence ATGGCAGTAGTACATACTTCAGAAATAACTTTAAAGGTAGGGCTCGACGAAAACCGCGTGCCTGAAGAGTTGACTTGGTCGGCAGAAGATGGTGGTGTCGACAACGAAGAAGCAAAAGCCATGTTGCTGTCGGTTTGGGACAGCAAGAACAAAGAATCGCTCAAAATAGATCTTTGGACCAAGGATATGCCGGTTGAAGAGATGAAGATTTTCTTTCACCAGACCCTGATGACCATGGCCGATACCTTTATGAAGGCCACCCAAGATGAAAAAATGACGGCCACCATGAAAGACTTCTGCGATTATTTTGCCGAAAAGTTGGAATTGAAGTAG
- the gldB gene encoding gliding motility lipoprotein GldB has translation MKQGTKYFLFVSFVLLLAACRQEDKRAAEIAKTPIALEIARFDLAFDNATPDSLQSLKGAYPYLFPKGTPDSVWVAKMHDTLQQQLADEVQKAFDDFDDVERGIRSLFQHVKYYYPESQVPKVVTLISTVRYEDRIILTDSLLLIGLDNYLGKDHFFYKGLSNYIALGLDKKYLLSDIASAFAKKVNQYPRNRSFLSRMVYYGKELYIKDKLLPDIPDAQKIGYTPEQMQWAKENEEQIWRFFIERELLYSTDSKLDKRFLDPAPFSKFGLELDNESPPRLGRYMGWQIVRAYMEKNDVTLQQLLALPADEIFKKSNYKPRR, from the coding sequence ATGAAGCAGGGTACGAAATACTTTCTTTTTGTGAGTTTTGTTTTGCTCTTGGCGGCATGTCGGCAAGAGGACAAACGAGCGGCCGAGATTGCCAAAACTCCGATAGCGCTGGAGATTGCGCGTTTTGATCTTGCGTTTGACAATGCTACGCCCGATAGCCTGCAGAGTCTGAAGGGCGCATATCCCTACTTGTTTCCTAAGGGTACGCCCGATTCGGTCTGGGTGGCCAAGATGCATGATACGCTACAGCAACAGTTGGCCGATGAGGTTCAAAAGGCTTTTGATGATTTCGATGATGTTGAAAGGGGTATACGGAGTTTGTTCCAACATGTCAAATATTATTACCCAGAATCGCAGGTGCCGAAGGTGGTTACCCTTATCTCAACAGTTCGCTACGAGGATAGGATAATTTTGACAGATTCGCTCTTGCTGATCGGCCTTGACAACTATTTGGGGAAAGACCACTTTTTCTACAAAGGCCTGTCGAACTACATTGCCCTAGGGTTGGACAAAAAGTATTTGTTGTCAGATATCGCCAGTGCCTTTGCCAAAAAGGTCAACCAGTACCCTAGAAACCGTTCCTTTTTATCGCGAATGGTGTATTATGGTAAAGAACTTTATATAAAGGATAAGCTGCTACCTGATATTCCTGATGCCCAAAAAATAGGTTATACCCCAGAGCAAATGCAATGGGCCAAAGAAAACGAAGAGCAGATTTGGCGGTTTTTTATTGAAAGGGAACTGCTATACAGTACCGATTCGAAGTTGGACAAGCGATTTTTGGATCCTGCCCCTTTTTCAAAGTTCGGGCTTGAGCTTGACAACGAATCACCGCCCCGGTTGGGACGCTACATGGGCTGGCAGATTGTAAGGGCCTATATGGAAAAAAATGATGTGACCCTGCAGCAACTCTTGGCCTTGCCCGCTGACGAAATTTTCAAAAAATCTAATTACAAACCCAGACGATAG